The proteins below come from a single Nitrosospira sp. Is2 genomic window:
- a CDS encoding dihydroxyacetone kinase subunit DhaK, with translation MTQFINTKENIVTEAGDGLVAASGGKLARLDGYPHIRVVVRNDWDKSKVALISGGGSGHEPAHVGFVGEGMLTAAVCGDIFASPTVDAILAGILAVTGSSGCLLIVKNYTGDRLNFGLAAERARQFGLNVEIVIVDDDVALPDLPQARGVAGTLFVHKIAGALAENGADLAPVAAAARKVVSKTKSIGMSLNTCTIPGSPKEDRIPPGMAELGLGIHGEAGVEQVEFKDATEAVAAMVERLSAAMEERPHVAMVNNLGGTSVIEMSIILNEIRRSAIGERITHVIGPAAMMTSLDMHGFSISAYPADDAEIALLKQHTPLAAWPRVSRLGQIAIQPLPDGLTAVVPMPSMHKPTREFLTSCCEVLIAAESDLNALDAKSGDGDTGSTLAGAARALISAVDRLPLADHTQLYRAIGLELSQTMGGSCGVLLAIFFAAAGDAASSGLPMREALQAGLRRMQEIGGARPGDRTMVDALAPALDALDESLPEAAKAARAGADRTAHMSKANAGRASYVNAKHLVGHADPGAEAVARLFEHLA, from the coding sequence ATGACCCAGTTCATCAACACCAAAGAAAACATCGTCACCGAAGCCGGGGATGGTCTGGTCGCGGCGTCTGGCGGTAAGCTGGCGCGGCTCGACGGCTATCCGCATATACGGGTGGTCGTACGCAATGACTGGGACAAGTCCAAGGTCGCGTTGATCTCGGGAGGCGGATCGGGCCACGAACCGGCACATGTGGGTTTCGTCGGGGAAGGGATGCTGACGGCTGCGGTGTGCGGCGACATCTTCGCCTCGCCGACAGTCGACGCGATACTGGCAGGCATCCTTGCCGTGACGGGATCGTCCGGCTGCCTGCTCATCGTCAAGAATTATACCGGTGACCGATTGAATTTCGGGCTGGCAGCCGAACGCGCTCGCCAGTTTGGCTTGAATGTCGAGATAGTCATCGTCGACGATGATGTGGCGTTGCCCGACTTGCCCCAAGCCCGCGGGGTCGCCGGCACGCTTTTCGTGCACAAGATAGCCGGCGCGTTGGCCGAGAATGGTGCCGACTTGGCGCCCGTCGCCGCGGCCGCGCGCAAGGTCGTGTCAAAGACAAAAAGTATCGGCATGTCGCTAAACACCTGCACCATCCCAGGTTCGCCAAAGGAGGATCGCATCCCGCCCGGCATGGCCGAGCTTGGGCTTGGCATCCACGGTGAAGCCGGGGTTGAGCAGGTCGAGTTCAAGGACGCGACCGAAGCTGTCGCTGCCATGGTCGAGCGCCTGTCAGCTGCAATGGAAGAAAGGCCGCATGTCGCTATGGTCAACAATCTCGGCGGCACGTCGGTCATCGAGATGTCGATCATCCTCAACGAAATCCGGCGGTCGGCGATTGGCGAGCGGATAACCCACGTCATCGGGCCGGCGGCCATGATGACATCGCTCGACATGCATGGCTTCTCGATTTCGGCCTATCCTGCCGACGATGCCGAGATCGCCCTGCTCAAGCAGCACACGCCGCTGGCGGCATGGCCACGGGTCTCGCGGCTAGGCCAGATCGCGATTCAGCCGCTTCCGGACGGCCTGACCGCTGTCGTTCCGATGCCCTCGATGCACAAGCCGACCAGGGAGTTCCTGACCAGTTGCTGCGAAGTTCTGATCGCCGCCGAGAGCGACCTCAACGCGCTCGACGCGAAGTCAGGCGATGGCGACACCGGCAGCACGCTAGCCGGAGCGGCACGCGCCCTGATCAGCGCCGTGGACCGATTGCCGCTTGCCGACCATACCCAGCTCTATCGAGCCATTGGCTTGGAGCTTTCCCAAACCATGGGAGGCTCGTGCGGGGTGCTCCTCGCGATCTTCTTCGCCGCAGCGGGCGATGCCGCCTCAAGCGGCTTGCCAATGCGCGAAGCGTTGCAGGCCGGGTTGCGGAGAATGCAGGAGATCGGCGGGGCACGTCCGGGTGACCGCACCATGGTCGATGCCCTTGCGCCGGCCCTTGATGCCCTGGACGAGAGCCTGCCCGAGGCGGCGAAAGCCGCGCGTGCGGGTGCCGATCGCACTGCCCACATGAGCAAGGCGAATGCGGGCCGCGCCTCCTATGTCAATGCCAAGCATTTGGTCGGTCACGCTGATCCAGGTGCTGAGGCGGTCGCGCGACTGTTTGAACACTTGGCCTAA
- a CDS encoding DUF4113 domain-containing protein yields MKRIYLPEVYYQKSGVMLSELVLQEGRQIDMFAYSPSGNKSGRLMDTVDRINGKYRRSTIHLASEGVDSTWSMRRSFKSPNYTGDWSELPVVR; encoded by the coding sequence TTGAAGAGGATATACCTGCCCGAAGTGTACTACCAGAAGTCGGGAGTAATGCTGTCGGAACTGGTCCTGCAAGAAGGTCGGCAAATAGATATGTTCGCATACTCGCCGAGCGGCAACAAATCAGGCCGGTTGATGGACACCGTGGATCGTATCAACGGGAAGTACCGGCGCAGCACCATTCATCTTGCCTCGGAGGGAGTCGACAGTACGTGGTCCATGCGGCGCAGCTTCAAAAGCCCGAACTACACGGGAGACTGGAGCGAGTTGCCAGTGGTGAGATAA
- a CDS encoding translesion error-prone DNA polymerase V autoproteolytic subunit, whose amino-acid sequence MSPYGEKTSVIRVPASLKSDVLVYLEPFRKASSQDNNSTDAEFPQAISNPRPLPRPIYSGKILAGQSRFPSPAQDYEQKTLDLNDRFIANPPATFFFTVKGDSMIGAGIFDGATLIVDRSLRPKSSNIVIADVDGEWMVKRLYKRSGVIKLLSENPLNEPIVLKEGQELVIFGVVTYVINEAK is encoded by the coding sequence ATGAGCCCGTACGGGGAGAAAACATCCGTCATCCGTGTTCCTGCCAGCCTCAAGTCCGATGTCCTGGTTTATCTCGAGCCCTTTCGCAAGGCGTCAAGCCAGGACAACAATAGCACCGACGCCGAGTTTCCCCAGGCCATCTCCAATCCCCGGCCGCTTCCGCGTCCCATTTATAGCGGCAAGATACTGGCCGGCCAGTCCCGCTTTCCATCCCCTGCTCAGGACTACGAGCAGAAGACGCTCGACTTGAATGATCGCTTCATTGCCAACCCGCCCGCTACCTTCTTCTTTACGGTCAAGGGCGATTCCATGATCGGGGCCGGCATCTTCGATGGCGCAACATTGATCGTCGACCGCTCGCTTAGGCCCAAGTCCTCCAACATTGTCATTGCCGACGTGGATGGGGAATGGATGGTCAAGCGCCTGTACAAGCGCAGCGGGGTCATCAAGCTCCTGTCAGAGAACCCCCTCAACGAGCCGATTGTCCTGAAGGAAGGGCAGGAGCTGGTCATCTTCGGCGTGGTGACCTATGTCATCAACGAAGCCAAGTAG
- a CDS encoding pyridoxal-phosphate dependent enzyme gives MPLHIETPLIESRSISHKVGQSIWLKMESAQPSGSFKTRGIGYACEEYLKRGAKRFIASSGGNAGLAVAFAGRRLSVPVIVIVPETASKRAVNLMCLENAEVIVQGKSLDEAHRFALSLMQPADAYIHPFDDPLIWRGHASLIDEIFRAGLKPDAIVLSVGGGGLLCGVIEGLKRNGGADIPVIAVETEGADSYGKSLNAGFLIELANISSIATTLGARIVCEQALAYSREHCIQSVVLPDRMAVSASLQFLRDHGIVVEPACGVALAAVYEKVAALSGYKTVLVIVCGGVGSTADHLVELSRLECDAI, from the coding sequence ATGCCGCTACATATTGAAACACCACTAATTGAATCCCGCTCGATAAGCCATAAAGTGGGCCAATCCATTTGGCTGAAAATGGAATCCGCGCAGCCATCCGGCTCTTTCAAGACCAGAGGAATCGGGTATGCATGCGAAGAATATTTAAAACGAGGAGCAAAACGCTTCATTGCGTCATCAGGCGGGAATGCGGGGCTCGCGGTCGCTTTTGCTGGGCGGCGTCTTTCGGTTCCTGTAATCGTCATCGTGCCGGAGACAGCCTCAAAGCGGGCGGTAAATTTAATGTGTTTAGAGAACGCGGAAGTTATAGTCCAGGGGAAGTCTTTGGACGAAGCACACCGATTTGCACTGTCGCTCATGCAACCTGCCGATGCATATATACATCCTTTCGATGACCCGCTGATTTGGAGAGGTCATGCCAGTCTAATTGATGAAATATTCCGTGCTGGTCTAAAGCCTGATGCGATCGTTCTGTCAGTTGGGGGCGGCGGTCTCCTGTGCGGTGTTATAGAAGGATTGAAGCGGAATGGAGGTGCCGATATACCTGTCATCGCTGTTGAGACTGAAGGTGCAGACTCCTATGGGAAATCCTTAAACGCAGGATTCCTTATCGAGCTTGCAAATATATCGAGTATTGCGACGACGCTAGGAGCGCGCATAGTTTGTGAACAAGCATTGGCATACTCAAGAGAGCACTGTATCCAAAGCGTTGTGTTGCCGGACCGGATGGCCGTTTCTGCTTCTTTGCAGTTTTTGCGAGATCATGGAATTGTGGTTGAGCCTGCGTGCGGCGTTGCGCTTGCTGCAGTCTACGAAAAAGTTGCGGCGTTATCAGGATATAAAACGGTATTGGTTATCGTGTGTGGCGGCGTTGGTTCTACCGCTGATCATTTAGTCGAGTTGTCACGTCTGGAATGTGACGCAATATAG
- a CDS encoding aspartate aminotransferase family protein has translation MASREQRFLGRKIPGALQVTKADGSFIFDDRGRKYIDFVMGWCVGNFGWGNEVLTNAAAEFDGPDYVFPGHSYGPWTELAELLASISPGKLMKSFRATGGSEAVDIALQAAMVHTGRQKFLSLEGSYHGNAIGGLSVADSKNRQQCRNLLPHCYKVELPLDNEALERIDKFLKTEEFAAFIMEPISVNLGVLIPEMEFMTELVKLCRRYGTLLIMDEVATGFGRTGTLFASERYHLEPDIMCIAKAVTGGLGGLGATITTAAVAKSMEENGSYYSTYGWHPRSVHVAIATIHYITTHQKQLLGIVNEMSEYFRSRLSQMRFKGVANHSIAGMAIGLELDTDDYASDIQAKCQRKGLLITAEGSALLLLPSLNIDHAIAKQGLDILERCI, from the coding sequence ATGGCTTCCAGAGAACAACGTTTCTTGGGCAGAAAAATACCCGGCGCGCTGCAAGTAACGAAGGCGGATGGGAGCTTTATCTTTGATGATCGAGGCAGGAAATATATCGATTTCGTAATGGGCTGGTGTGTCGGCAACTTCGGTTGGGGCAATGAAGTGCTTACAAACGCCGCCGCGGAGTTCGATGGGCCAGATTATGTGTTTCCTGGGCACTCATATGGGCCTTGGACCGAACTTGCTGAATTACTGGCTTCGATATCGCCGGGCAAGCTTATGAAAAGCTTCCGGGCTACCGGGGGCTCAGAAGCCGTGGATATCGCGTTGCAGGCAGCCATGGTGCATACGGGCCGTCAGAAATTTCTCTCCCTGGAGGGCAGCTATCATGGAAATGCGATTGGCGGGTTGAGTGTAGCGGATTCGAAGAATAGGCAGCAATGCAGGAATCTGCTGCCTCATTGCTACAAGGTCGAACTACCGCTAGATAATGAAGCCCTCGAGCGTATTGACAAGTTTCTGAAAACTGAAGAGTTTGCGGCATTCATCATGGAGCCGATCAGCGTCAATCTCGGAGTGCTTATTCCCGAGATGGAATTTATGACCGAGCTCGTCAAGTTATGCAGGAGATACGGTACGCTATTAATTATGGACGAGGTGGCAACCGGCTTCGGAAGGACAGGAACATTATTCGCTTCAGAACGTTATCATCTTGAGCCTGATATCATGTGCATCGCCAAAGCAGTCACAGGTGGTCTGGGAGGATTGGGGGCGACTATAACTACGGCAGCGGTTGCAAAATCAATGGAAGAAAATGGCAGTTACTACTCTACCTATGGGTGGCATCCTCGAAGCGTGCATGTTGCGATTGCCACGATTCATTACATAACGACACATCAGAAACAGCTCCTGGGTATAGTCAATGAGATGAGCGAATATTTCCGCTCCCGCTTGTCACAGATGCGCTTTAAAGGCGTCGCAAACCACAGCATTGCCGGTATGGCTATTGGCTTAGAATTGGACACTGACGATTATGCTTCTGACATCCAAGCCAAGTGTCAACGAAAAGGTCTTTTAATTACAGCCGAAGGCTCAGCGCTACTTTTACTTCCTTCATTAAATATCGATCACGCAATCGCCAAACAGGGTCTGGACATCCTGGAAAGATGCATTTAA